A single region of the Lycium barbarum isolate Lr01 chromosome 2, ASM1917538v2, whole genome shotgun sequence genome encodes:
- the LOC132623960 gene encoding uncharacterized protein At1g76070 encodes MEKEKPAKSMKNMIMKFLPKAAAATVIFQNHPYSPGREKRFHHNHKGFSGPIVSIIPAEARTRKSNNETYQEPTSPKVSCIGQIKQRKNKKKIIKTTTPTPVVEKNPSKKKSSRSNFRNIFQRGSKSGDDTTSSCDVQNSAPSLNQLKKFASGREGTLSNFDWKNVQITPEDHRKYYSDDDREDYSDEEEEEEVIIPFSAPILVGRDNRPNFPLEPKKEINLWKRRTMTKPNPLQLKK; translated from the coding sequence ATGGAGAAAGAGAAACCAGCCAAGTCAATGAAGAACATGATCATGAAGTTTTTGCCAAAAGCAGCAGCTGCAACTGTCATATTCCAAAATCACCCTTATAGTCCAGGCAGAGAAAAAAGATTTCATCATAATCACAAAGGATTTTCTGGTCCAATTGTATCAATTATCCCAGCAGAAGCAAGAACTAGAAAATCAAATAATGAAACATATCAAGAACCGACATCACCAAAAGTCTCATGCATTGGCCAAATCAAACagaggaaaaacaagaaaaaaatcatCAAAACAACCACACCAACTCCAGTGGTAGAGAAAAATCCCAGTAAGAAGAAATCATCAAGATCCAATTttagaaatatatttcaaagggggAGCAAATCTGGTGATGATACAACTAGTTCTTGTGATGTACAAAACAGTGCACCCAGTTTGAACCAGTTGAAAAAATTTGCTAGTGGTCGTGAAGGtactttgtcgaatttcgactggAAAAATGTGCAAATTACACCAGAAGATCATAGAAAATATTATTCTGATGATGATAGAGAAGATTAttctgatgaagaagaagaagaggaggtaATTATTCCATTTTCAGCTCCAATTTTAGTAGGAAGAGATAATAGACCGAATTTTCCTTTGGAGCCAAAGAAGGAAATTAATTTATGGAAAAGGAGAACCATGACCAAACCAAATCCTCTCCAATTGAAAAAATAA